A window from Carassius carassius chromosome 40, fCarCar2.1, whole genome shotgun sequence encodes these proteins:
- the LOC132122344 gene encoding potassium channel subfamily K member 1-like, with the protein MLQCLSGSSCVRVIDGYKSTWYFVVLVLVYVLYLIFGTLVFSAVELPYEEQLREDLRTVKQQFLNDNECMSEERLEEFLTRALEASNYGVSVLNNATDNWNWDFTSALFFASTVLTTTGYGHAAPLSDGGKAFCIIYSVVGIPFTLLFLTAVVQRIMEFSTRRPVEYLHRHWGMSKPLLAALHASLLAIITISCFFLIPAIIFSVLEEDWNFLESFYFCFISLSTIGLGDYVPGEGYHQRFRELYKLGITLYLILGLIAMLVVLETFCELQQLKKLRKMFYLRKQKTEDQLNIVDHDHLSFASVSDQAASFREDKTDMFPGDIVSASPTTTSNGPMDR; encoded by the exons ATGCTTCAGTGTCTGTCTGGAAGTTCGTGTGTGCGTGTCATTGACGGTTACAAGTCTACGTGGTATTTCGTGGTTTTGGTATTGGTGTATGTGTTATATCTTATATTCGGTACTTTAGTGTTTTCTGCGGTGGAGCTGCCGTATGAAGAGCAGCTTCGGGAAGATCTTCGGACCGTGAAGCAGCAGTTTCtaaatgataatgaatgtatgtCCGAAGAAAGACTGGAGGAGTTCCTCACCAGGGCTTTAGAGGCGAGTAATTACGGTGTCTCGGTTCTCAATAACGCTACTGATAACTGGAACTGGGATTTCACATCAGCCCTCTTCTTCGCCAGCACTGTGCTGACCACGACAG gATATGGCCATGCCGCTCCTCTCTCAGATGGTGGTAAGGCCTTCTGCATCATTTACTCAGTGGTGGGAATCCCCTTCACCTTGCTGTTCCTGACTGCAGTGGTCCAGAGGATCATGGAGTTCAGTACCCGCAGGCCCGTGGAGTACCTGCACCGGCACTGGGGCATGTCCAAACCTCTGCTGGCTGCCTTGCACGCCTCCCTGCTGGCCATTATAACCATCTCCTGCTTCTTCCTCATACCTGCCATCATCTTTTCAGTTCTGGAAGAGGACTGGAATTTTCTGGAGTCCTTCTATTTCTGCTTCATCTCTCTTAGTACTATTGGCTTAGGCGACTATGTACCAGGAGAGGGCTACCATCAGAGGTTCAGAGAACTCTATAAATTGGGCATTACAT TGTACCTGATATTGGGCTTGATCGCGATGCTGGTGGTTCTGGAAACCTTCTGTGAACTTCAGCAGCTGAAGAAGCTCAGGAAAATGTTCTAcctgagaaaacaaaaaacagaagacCAGCTAAACATTGTGGATCATGATCACCTCTCATTCGCCTCTGTGTCTGACCAGGCAGCCTCTTTTAGGGAGGATAAAACTGATATGTTTCCTGGTGACATTGTCTCTGCCTCACCTACTACTACCTCCAATGGACCAATGGACCGATGA